Part of the Weissella coleopterorum genome is shown below.
CGATCGAATGGCCGTGATGGCTGATGCGGCATCATTATTATTATTAGGTGGGGCCGAATCATTTCGAATTGAAGAAACGATAGAATATATTGGATCCGCGATTGACCTGCCGGTAACATGCATTGTAACTTTGACGTCTGTTTCAATTTCAGCCAATCAAATTATTGCCACAAAGGTCATTAAAACACGTTTATCTGGTTTTAATCTTCAAACTGTTGACGATGTTAATAATTTTTCGCGACGCTTAACTAGTCATGATATGAATTTTGATGAGTTTAAAATAGAGATTCAGAAGTTAAAAAAAGCAGTAATTTCATTTAAAACATGGGAAAAAGTCATGGCGGCCGGAATGGTTTCACTGACACCATTATTGGTAAATATAGCTAGTCCTAGCGCTTATTTGGCAATGTTCTTGGTGGGAGCCATTGCCTATTTTTGTTTTAATCAAATTAATAAACTTAGTTTAAATACATATTTTAGTGAATTTATTGGTGGTTTAATGATTGGCTTGTTAGCTGGAATGATGGCCGATGTTTTCCCAAAATTGGGGATGCATAATATTATTTTTGGTGCGATTATGCCCCTCGTTCCCGGACTAGCGATCACCAATGCCTTACGTGAAATTGTGGATGGTCAAATTATCTCTGGCATTGTCCGTTCAATTGATGCTGTATTTGCTTTAGTAGCTTTGTCTCTGGGGGCTGCGGCCGGAAATTTCATAATTAAGTTTGCATTGGGAGGATAATATAATGAATTATATTTCATTTGGATTGGCCTTTTTATCAAGTTATTTTTATGGGGTGATTGCCAATGTCCCACGGCGTGCACTACTACCTTCAGGCGTTACCGGGGCGGTTTCATGGGGCGCGTATCTTTTGGTTGTTCAAAGCATCGATAATTTATTTTTAGCAAATATTATGGCTGCTTTTTTGATCGGAGTGATTGGATTACTTTTTGCTAAAAAATATAAAGTACCTTCGTTAATGATTTACGTAGGTGCACTAATTCCCTTGGTGCCTGGGGGCATGGCATTTGAAACAATTACTAGCTTTACAAAGGGGAATATTAATGCAGGAATCACCGAGGTTTTTAATACGGTAGTGATTGCTATTGGGTTAGTTTGTGGTTTTTCGATTGCCTCACTTGGTTTAACCTTGCGCAAAAAGAAAAGTTTGTTTGGACATAAAAAGTAACTTTTTAATAGGTTTTTTTTAAAAAAATGAAGTGGTAAAATGAGTTGGTAGAATAAATCAAAGTTGACAATGTTAGAAAGAAGGCAAGCTAATATGGTACTTTTAAATGATGCAGCACGGATCGATATTTTGCAGAAATTGGTGGCCATTCCATCAGTTAATGATCATGAATTAGATGTTGCGAATTATCTAGCAGAGCTTTTAGCGCAGTACGATATTAAAGCCAAAATTATGACTCTTGG
Proteins encoded:
- a CDS encoding threonine/serine ThrE exporter family protein, which gives rise to MDNTQGEQKIRDRMAVMADAASLLLLGGAESFRIEETIEYIGSAIDLPVTCIVTLTSVSISANQIIATKVIKTRLSGFNLQTVDDVNNFSRRLTSHDMNFDEFKIEIQKLKKAVISFKTWEKVMAAGMVSLTPLLVNIASPSAYLAMFLVGAIAYFCFNQINKLSLNTYFSEFIGGLMIGLLAGMMADVFPKLGMHNIIFGAIMPLVPGLAITNALREIVDGQIISGIVRSIDAVFALVALSLGAAAGNFIIKFALGG
- a CDS encoding threonine/serine exporter family protein, which encodes MNYISFGLAFLSSYFYGVIANVPRRALLPSGVTGAVSWGAYLLVVQSIDNLFLANIMAAFLIGVIGLLFAKKYKVPSLMIYVGALIPLVPGGMAFETITSFTKGNINAGITEVFNTVVIAIGLVCGFSIASLGLTLRKKKSLFGHKK